ACCGTGACTGTCTTCCAGCACCAGTTGGCTGGTACCTTGATCGTTCGCGACATAGAAATTTTTAACGGTCAGTTTTTCACCTGACGTAAAGGTGATTACCAGATCCTGATTCACGCGAGCCAGTTGACTGATGTCGCTACGCTCTGCGGATAATTTCACAATGGAAGGGGCATTAAGTGTGACTTCAGAGGCTTCGACATTGGTGGAAACGCCCGTCAACTTGGATATAACGGCGAGAAGACGCATATGTTTACTCCTGATGGCTTGCTCTGTGCATTAATTCTTTAAAATCACCAGGCAGGGAAAATATGCAGATGAGCAATCCCGTTCATCATGTCGATGAATTCTCGCCGGTGATTTCTATGCTGTGGTCGTGCAGATGATGGTTTCTGTTGCGCTGAGTAATCCTTTGTTTTTTTGCTTCACTGGTACTTTCGTATTAGATGATATAGACAGAAAGATTTAATTCTGCAACTTAAGGTATATTTGTAATTTGTTTAGCAGCAGTGAAATATATGTGGTTTTGCTCCGGTTAGCGAAGTCTGGTGGTGGGGTTTAAAAGAGCACTTGCTTTATTGTGTTGTATTTAAAAGGGTTTTGTTTTTTTAAAGACCGTCGGGGTAATTGATTTCTTGTACAAATTGTATTGGTATTCGTGAGTTTTAAAATGTCAAAAAAATTATTTGAAGTATTGGGTAATTGGGCTATGAGTATAATGTGAAAATGGTTGAGGATATATTCTTATCAGCTTTAATGTTTTAGCAAAAATAGAAATAAAGAAGGGAGGATATATTTTTTGAGATTCAAGGAGTAAATAACAATGACCCACCCCGGATGCGAGGCAGGTCACATAAAAATGCCGTTAGCGTCCGGCATTTTTCATAATACGCGCTTTATCGAGCTGCCATTCCCGTTCCTTCAGATCGGAACGTTTGTCGTGCTGTTTCTTGCCCTTCGCCACGCCAATTTTGACTTTGCACCAGGCATTTTTCCAGTACAGAGAAAGGGCGACAACGGTGTAGCCTTCACGATTCACACGGCCATACAGTGAGTCAAGTTCACGCTGATTCAGCAGAAGTTTACGGGTTCGGGTGGGATCGCATACCACGTGCGTAGAGGCCACCGCCATCGGCGTAAAGTTAGCGCCGAACAGGTAAGCTTCGCCGTCTTTCAGGATCACATAGCTGTCGCCAATGTTAGCCTTACCGGCGCGCAGGGATTTCACTTCCCACCCTTGCAGGGCAAGTCCCGCTTCGAACTCTTCTTCGATAAAGTATTCGTGTCTCGCGCGCTTGTTTAGCGCGATGGTGGCTGAGCCAGGTTTGTGTGCTTTTTTCTTCGTCATAGTGCCGCTCAGTATAGGTAATCTGGAATTGAAAAACACCCCATTTCATCCTTCGGGGGGCAAGGGGATATCTTAGCATGAACAAGGTTGTACCCTGTTGCGGGATAGCGTTTTTTTTACCTTGTGATAAATGGTATTATTTGTTCGATTTTTGTTGATGGAAATAGCTATGCCGCAGATTAGTCGAACCGCGTTAGTCCCTTACAGTGCGGAACAGATGTATCAGTTAGTGAATGACGTTCAGTCCTACCCTCAATTTTTACCGGGTTGCACCGGTAGTCGCGTTCTCGAGTCTACGCCGGGACAGATGACGGCTGCAGTGGATGTCTCTAAGGCGGGGATCAGTAAGACGTTCACCACGCGAAATCAGTTAACCAGCAATCAGAGTATCCTGATGCAACTGGTCGACGGCCCGTTCAAAAAACTGATTGGCGGCTGGAAATTTACACCGCTGAGTACGGATGCCTGTCGCATTGAGTTTCATCTCGATTTTGAGTTTACCAACAAGCTGATTGAGCTGGCGTTTGGCCGAATCTTCAAAGAGCTGGCATCCAATATGGTGCAGGCATTTACGGTTCGTGCTAAAGAGGTCTACCGTGTCGCCTAAGATTGTCGTTGAGGTAGCCTATGCGCTGCCTGAGAAACAGTACCTGCAACGGGTGACGTTGCAACCGGGGGCGACGGTCGAAGAGGCTATCCGCGCGTCGGGATTACTGGAACTGCGTACCGACATCGATCTGACACAAAACAAAGTCGGTATCTACAGCCGTCCGGTTAAACTGGCGGATGTGTTACAGGATGGCGACCGGGTTGAAATTTACCGTCCGCTGATTGCCGATCCGAAAGAGTTGCGTAGACAACGAGCAGAGAAATCGACGAAAAAATAGCGGATAACAAAAAAAGGTGCTCCTGGAGCACCTTTTTTTGTTATCAGAAGACAAACTTACTGGTTGTTGGTCAACGCAGGTTTGTTATCGATATTAGTCAATACGCCGCTGCTGTTGAAGGTCAGCGTCAGCGTTTGCTGCGTGACGCCTTCATGGCCCGGCTGTTGACGGAACACATAGAACCAGGTGTTGGTGCCAAACGGATCGGACATCATCGGCGTACCCAGCGCATAGGCAACCTGTTGTTGCGTCATGCCCACACGAACTTTGGATACATCGTTCGCGGTCAGATAGTTCCCCTGGTTGATATCAGGGCGGTAAACCACTCGCTCCAGAGTGGAACAGCCTGCGGTCAACATCAATAATACTGCTGCGGCAGCAGTCAGCGTTTTACAGCGCATAGTGATTTGATTCCTTTTCGGGCCCGAGCAGTACGTGGCTCATATGTAATATGCCGATGATAATAGACCTTTCACCACTTTAAAACCTTTTGCTTACGGGTCCGACGGCGTTTTTGTTGTCTACTCTGACCGTTAAGGTGCAAAAAAGTTTACGCCGCCAGCAGTTCTTTCGCATTTGCGAGAGTGTTTCGCGTCACTTCGCTGCCACCCAGCAGGCGTGCCAGCTCTTGCAAGCGTGCACGTTTATCCAGCGGTTGCATGTGCGTTTCGGTCATTTCACCGTCTGTCTCTTTGCTGACAAAAAAGTGCTGATGACCGCATCCCGCGACCTGGGGAAGGTGGGTGACGCACATAACCTGCGTTGATTCACCGAGCTGACGCAACAATTTTCCAACGACTGCTGCGGTTGGGCCGCTGATGCCGACGTCGACTTCATCGAAAATCAGCGCCGGGGTTTCCATCTTACGTGCGGTAATCACCTGAATCGCGAGGGCAATACGCGACAGTTCCCCCCCGGAAGCCACTTTGGCAATCGGCTGCATCGGCTGACCTGGGTTGGTGGTCACTTTAAACTCAACGCGGTCCGCGCCATCCTGGCTGAGATGATGCTCATCAAACGTTACGTCGATAGTGAAACGGCCATGTGGCATAGAGAGTGAGTGCATGCTATCGGTAATCAAAGCGCTCAGTTCTTGTGCATAATGTTGACGCTGCTCATGCAGCGCTTTCGCCGCCTCCAGCGCCTGCTGGCGATGTTTATTCACGGACAGGGTCAGGGTTTCCAGGGAGTCCGCCTGATCGTCGAGTTGCTGCTGTTCCTCCAGCAACGACTGATAATATTGCGGCAGCGCTTCCGGACTGACGTGATGTTTACGGGCCAGTGAAATTTGCTTCGAGAGGCGCTGTTCCAGTTCGAACAGGCGATTAGGATCGAGATCCAGGCGATCGCAATAGTGGCGCAGTTCATCGCTGGCTTCCGTTAACTGAATGGTCGCCTCTTCCAGCATATCGAGAATCCCTGAGAGCTTACCGTCCATGCTAACCAGTTCACTGACCAGCTGCTTTGCGGTATACAGCTGACTTTGCAGGTTTACATCTTCGCCGTCCGCCATCAATGACAGTGCATTCTGGCTGGTGGAGAGGAGCAGACCGCTGTTGGCCAGCCGTTTGTACTCTTCATCAATCTGCTCAAACTCACCCGCCTGCGGGTTAAATTCGTTCAGCTCTTTAAGCTGATACTGCAGCAGTTCCGCACGGGCGGCACGTTCCTGGCTCTGCTGCTGGTGGTGTGCTAAATCACGGCAGCTCTGGTGCCAGAGTTGGTAGCGCGCAGCCATATCTTGTCTCAGCCCGGATTCATTCGCGTAACCATCGAGCAGGGATTTTTGATGTTCGGATTTGGTCAGTAACTGATGCGCGTGCTGGCCGTGAATTTGAATGAGCAGTTGCCCCAGTTCGCGAAGCTGAGAAAGAGGAACCGCCGTTCCGTTGATAAAGCCACGGGAACGTCCATCACTACTGATCACGCGGCGGAGTAAACACTCACGTCCTTCTTCAAGCTGGTTTTCTTCCAGCCAGCGCAGAGCGGCAGGGGTGTCCTTCAGCGAAAAGCGGGCGCACAGGTCGGCACGACTGGCACCAGCGCGAACCATGTCGGCTTCAGCGCGACCACCGAGGCACAAGCCGAGCGCATCAATTGCAATGGATTTACCCGCCCCGGTTTCACCCGTGATGACGGTCATTCCGCTCTGAAAATCGATCTCAAGTTCACGAACGATAGCAAAATTGCTGATGGTCAGTTGTGCCAACATAGTCGTTTTCCTGTATGAAAAACCATAACTGTAATTACATACAGTATAAACTGGTTTTTTATACAGTAAAGAGGTTGGCGTTAAATTAAAATAATTTTTTTGACCAGCCCAGTTTTGTGCTTAATGTATTGAAATAGCTGTAATCTTTCGGATGGATGAGATTCAGATGGTAATCACAGCGGCGGATTAACACATCTTCACCTTCCTGGATCGGCAGTGCGATCTGGCTGTCACAACTGATTTCGAGATCGTTACGGCGATGCGAGAAGCGCAGGCGAATGGTGCTGCTGCTGTTGATGACCAACGGGCGCGCCGAAAGGGTATGCGGAAACATCGGCACCAGCGTGATGGCGTCAAGCGATGGGGTCAGAATCGGTCCGCCGGCTGACAGGGAATAGGCAGTGGAACCGGTTGGGGTTGAAATAATCAGACCGTCGGAGCGCTGGGAGAAGGCAAAACTTTCGTCAATATAAACTTCAAACTCAATCATGTGCGCGACTTTACCGGGATGCAGCACGACCTCGTTAATGGCGGTACTGATGCGCTTCTGACAGTCTTTCTGACATACCTGCGCTTCCAACAGAAAGCGTTTTTCCGCGACGTAATGGCCTTCGAGAACGTCGGCGAGTTGTTGCTGTGCGTTATCGGGATCAAGGTCGGTCAGAAAGCCGAGATTGCCACGGTTGATACCGATCACCTTGATGTCGTATCGCGCCAGGGTACGTGCGGCGCCGAGCATGTTGCCGTCGCCCCCGACGACGACCGCGAGATCCGCCTGCTGACCAATTTCCGCTAGGGTGCCGATTTTCACATTCTTCAACTGCAACTCGTGAGCGATTTGCTGCTCGACAATGACCTCATACCCTTTTGTGCATAACCAGCGGTAGAGCATTTCATGTGTTGTGAGTGCCGTGGGGTGACGGGGATGCCCCACAATGCCGATACACTTGAAATGATTATTCATTTTTTCGAGGTCCTTGTGATGAAGATTGATGACAATGTGAGTGCTTCCCTTGAAACCCTGAATCTGATCCCCATAATAAGCGAAGTTAGCGAGATGAATGCGAAAAAAACGCGGAGAAATTCATGAGTAGTAAAGAACAGAAAACGCCTGAGGGGCAAGCCCCGGAAGAAATTATCATGGATCAGCACGAAGAAGTTGAGGCGGTTGAATCAGACGCTTCTGCTGAGCAGGTGGATCCGCGCGATGAAAAAATTGCGAATCTGGAAGCGCAGCTTAGCGAAGCTCAGACCCGTGAACGTGATGCGGTGCTGCGCATAAAAGCGGACATGGAAAACCTGCGTCGTCGTACCGAGCTGGATATTGAGAAGGCACACAAGTTCGCGCTGGAGAAATTCGTCAACGAACTGCTGCCGGTGATTGATAGCCTGGATCGCGCGCTGGAAGTGGCGGACAAAGCTAATCCGGATATGAAGCCGATGGTGGAAGGGATCGAACTGACCCTGAAATCGATGCTGGATGTGGTGCGCAAATTTGGCGTTGAAGTGATTGCTGAGACAAACGTCGCGCTGGATCCGAACGTGCATCAGGCGATCGCGATGGTCGAGTCTGAAGATATCGCGCCGGGCAACGTGCTGGGTATCATGCAGAAAGGCTATACGCTGAACGGTCGTACTATCCGTGCGGCGATGGTCACCGTTGCGAAGGCGAAAGGCTAATTCCTATCCGGCGTATTGCCGGATAGCGCTGACGCTTATCCGGCCTACGGCCCGTTGGAATATCCGCGGGCCGTTATCGTTACTCTGCGACGCTTTCCCGTAGCGGTTTAACGGGCAATACTTTGACCTGCTTAATCATATTCTCCTGGACGTCGAGAATATCGATATCGTATTGACCGATGCGCACGCGAGTGCCCGCAATCGGGATCTCCTCAAGAGCTTCCAGAATCACGCCATTTACCGTACGCGCGTCGTCTTCTGGCAGATGCCAGTTAAACGCTTTATTAATTTCCCGCACGTTGGCGCTGCCATCGATGATCACCGAACCGTCATTCTGCGGAGTCACTTCCTCCGCCAGCGTAGGTGACATTGAGGTAGTAAAGTCGCCGACAATCTCTTCGAGAATATCCTCCACCGTGACCAGCCCCTGAATATCACCATATTCATTGACCACCAGGCCGACTTTCTTTTTATTGCGCTGAAATTTGATGAGTTGCGTGCTGAGCGGCGTACCCTCCGGGACGAAGTAAATCTCATCGGCGGCGCGCAGCATGGTCTCTTTGGTGAACTCTTTCTTTTCCGACATCAACCGCCAGGCTTCGCGCACGCGCAGCATGCTGATGGCATCATCCAGCGAATCACGGTACAGCACAATGCGCCCGTGCGGCGAGTGCGACAACTGACGTACGATAGACTTCCAGTCGTCGTTGATATCAATGCCGATGATTTCACTGCGCGGCACCATGATGTCATCAACGCTGACCTTTTCCAGATCGAGTACCGACAGCAGCATATCCTGGTTGCGCCGGGAGATTTGGGCGCGGGATTCATTCACGATGGTACGCAGCTCGTCTTTACTCAGTGAACCGCTGATGACGATATCGGTTTTAATGCCCATCATGCGCATCAGCAATCGGGTGATCGTGTTGAGCAACCAGACCAGCGGCATCATCAGAATCTGCAACGGAGCCAGCAGGAAACTGCTGGGATAGGCCACTTTTTCCGGATAGAGCGCAGCAATGGTTTTCGGCAGAACCTCGGCAAACACCAGCACGACGAAGGTCAACACGCCGGTGGCGATGGCAACACCGGCATCGCCATACAGGCGCATACCAACGATAGTGCCAAGCGCCGAGGCGAGGATATTAACCAGGTTATTGCCAATCAGCACCAGGCTTATCAGGCGATCGGGTTTACGCAGCAGCTTTTCAACGCGCTTTGCCGGACGATTCCCTTGTTTAGCCAGGTGACGTAAGCGGTAGCGATTCAGGGTCATCATTCCGGTTTCGGAACCGGAAAAATAGGCGGAAATGACCACCATGACGATCAGTGTGACGATCAGCGTGGTGGTGGAGATGTGTTCCAGGGGGCGCCTCCTTTAAGGCTTAGCTGACAAACTGCTGCAATATCCGGCTACCGAAATAGGCCAACGTCAGGATCCCGGCGCCCGCGACGTTAAACCACACGACACGACGACCGCGCCAGCCTTCATGATAATGCCCCCACAACAGAACAATATAGACAAACCATGCGACGATAGAGAGAACCGCTTTGTCGATATTTTCCATGCTGAACAGATTGTGCATGTAAAACAGGCCGGTACACAGGGTGAGCGTCAACAGAACCACGCCAATTTGCGTGATGTGGAACATCTTGCGCTCGATGCTCATCAGCGGCGGCATTTCGTTATTGAACGCCAGCTTTTTGTTTTTAAGCTGATAGTCGATCCAGGCCAGTTGCAGCGCGTACAGTGCGGCGATAATGAGCGTCGCATAAGAGAACAGCGACAGCCCGATGTGGATCATCATCCCCGGCGTGGCTTCGAGATGGGTGATGAATTCATTTGGCATGAAGGTCGCGAAGGCCAGATTGATTAGCGCGAAGGCATATACCACCGGCAGCAGCAGCCATCCACGGTTGCGTGAGGCGACAATGGTCATCACCGTACAAATCATCAGGCTGACCAACGAGCCGACGTTCAGCAGGCTTAGATTTTGTCCGCTGTCGCCACCCGGCAGAATGCGGGCTTCTAGCGCGACGGCATGACACACCAGCGCGACAACCGCAGAAAGAATGGCCATACGCCGCCAGCCGCTATTTTTTTGCAGCAAAGCAGGGACGATCAGCGCGAGGCTGATGGAGTAGGCGACAAGGGCGAGCAGAGCAAAAACGGGCATAGTGGTGTCGACAGTTGGCCAGTGAGAAAGAGAAGCAGTATAGCGTTACGTGACCGCGGCTCCAACCGTTGCATAACAACAAAGACGGCTTCATGTTATACTGCGGCAAATTTATGTTCATGTGTCGCTTAAGCGACCAACCGTTTCCACCCCAGGCGAGAGACAATGTTTGATAATTTAACCGATCGTTTGTCGCGCACGCTGCGCAATATCAGTGGCCGTGGACGCCTTACTGAAGACAACGTTAAAGAGACGCTGCGCGAAGTGCGCATGGCGCTGCTGGAGGCTGACGTTGCGCTGCCGGTAGTGCGAGAGTTTATCAATCGCGTAAAAGAGAAAGCGGTTGGACATGAAGTTAACAAGAGCCTGACGCCAGGACAGGAGTTCGTCAAGATTGTTCGTAACGAACTCGTGGCGGCGATGGGCGAAGAAAACCAGAGCCTGAATCTGGCGGCGCAGCCGCCAGCCGTGGTGCTGATGGCGGGCCTGCAGGGTGCTGGTAAAACGACCAGCGTCGGTAAGCTGGGTAAATTCCTGCGCGAAAAGCACAAGAAGAAAGTGCTGGTCGTCTCTGCCGACGTATATCGCCCGGCGGCGATTAAACAGCTGGAGACGCTGGCTGAGCAGGTAGGCGTTGATTTCTTCCCCTCGGATGTCGGTCAGAAGCCGGTCGATATCGTTAATGCGGCGTTGAAAGAAGCCAAACTCAAGTTCTACGACGTGCTGCTGGTGGATACCGCCGGTCGTCTGCACGTTGACGAAGCGATGATGGACGAAATCAAACAGGTCCATGCTTCTATCAATCCGGTAGAAACCCTGTTTGTGGTCGATGCGATGACCGGTCAGGATGCGGCGAATACCGCGAAGGCGTTTAACGAAGCGCTGCCGCTGACCGGCGTGGTGCTGACCAAAGTCGACGGTGACGCCCGTGGCGGTGCCGCACTTTCTATTCGTCATATTACCGGCAAGCCGATCAAATTCCTCGGCGTTGGCGAGAAAACCGAGGCGCTGGAGCCGTTCCATCCGGATCGTATCGCGTCACGTATTCTTGGCATGGGTGACGTGCTGTCGCTGATCGAAGATATCGAAAGTAAAGTTGACCGCGCGCAGGCTGAGAAGCTGGCGACTAAACTGAAAAAGGGCGATGGTTTCGATCTGACCGACTTCCTGGAACAGTTGCGGCAGATGAAAAACATGGGCGGCATGGCGAGCCTGATGGGTAAGCTGCCAGGCATGGGGCAGATCCCCGATAACGTAAAATCACAGATGGATGACAAAGTGCTGGTGCGCATGGAGGCGATCATTAACTCGATGACGCTGAAAGAGCGCGCGAAGCCGGAAATCATCAAAGGATCCCGTAAACGCCGCATCGCGCAGGGCTGCGGTATGCAGGTGCAGGATGTAAACCGCCTTCTGAAACAGTTCGACGACATGCAGCGCATGATGAAGAAGATGAAGAAGGGGGGAATGGCGAAGATGATGAGAAGTATGAAAGGGATGATGCCCCCAGGGTTCCCCGGCCGCTAATCTTTACAGGCCTGGCTTATTTGCCATTTCGGCACCGGGGTGTGCTCGCCATCCTCACGTACTGCGTGTACGCTCCGGTGGCTGCGCGCACGCCGGCACCGAACTGACTGCATCGCCTACGGCCTTCTGCGACAGAGTTTTCAACTGCTGATTGCAATTTCCCCAGAAATCAGTAAAATTTTCGGGCTTTTAATATGACACCCGGGCTCCGTTCCTCGATGGGGCCCGGTTGTTTTATTCACACAAGAGGATGTTATGGTAACTATTCGTTTAGCTCGTCACGGCGCTAAAAAGCGTCCGTTCTACCAGGTTGTTGTTACTGACAGCCGTAACGCACGTAACGGTCGCTTCATTGAGCGCGTTGGCTTCTTTAACCCAATCGCTAGCGAAAAAGAAGAAGGCACTCGCCTGGATCTGGATCGCATCGCTCACTGGGTTGGCCAGGGCGCGACCATTTCTGATCGCGTAGCTACGCTGATCAAAGAAGTAAGCAAAGCAGCTTAATCTGTCACGGTGGTCATGATGAGCAAGCAACTCACTGCGCAAGCACCTGTGGACCCGATTGTTTTAGGGAAAATGGGATCGTCTTACGGTATTCGTGGTTGGCTCAGAGTGTTTTCTTCCACTGAAGACGCCGAAAGCATTTTTGACTATCAGCCCTGGTTTATCCAGAAGGCGGGTCAGTGGCAGCAAGTACAGCTGGAAAGCTGGAAGCACCACAATCAGGATCTGATCATCAAGCTGAAAGGCGTTGAAGATCGGGATGCTGCGAATCTGCTGACCAATTGCGAAATTGTCGTGGATTCTACGCAACTGCCAAAACTGGAAGAGGGTGACTACTACTGGAAAGACCTGATGGGCTGCCAGGTAGTGACCACAGAAGGCTACGATCTCGGGAAAGTCGTCGACATGATGGAAACCGGATCGAATGACGTCATCGTCATTAAGGCAAACCTGAAAGATGCGTTTGGTATCAAGGAACGCCTCGTGCCGTTCCTCGATGGGCAGGTTATCAAGAAAGTCGATCTCACTACGCGGACTATCGAAGTAGATTGGGATCCTGGTTTTTAAACCACCGGATAAGCGGTAAATGACGGCGTGATGGGGATTGGCTTGTGTTTATAGGTATCGTTAGCCTGTTTCCAGAAATGTTTCGTGCAATTACCGATTACGGGGTAACTGGCCGGGCTGTTAAAAATGGCCTGCTGAACATCCAGAGCTGGAGTCCTCGTGACTTCGCGCATGACCGGCACCGTACCGTGGACGATCGTCCTTACGGCGGCGGACCGGGGATGTTAATGATGGTACAACCCTTACGGGATGCCATTCATGCAGCAAAAAGCGCGGCGGGTGAAGGCGCTAAGGTGATTTATCTGTCACCTCAGGGACGCAAGCTTGATCAAGCGGGCGTCAGCGAACTGGCTACGAATCAAAAGCTGATTCTGGTATGTGGTCGCTACGAAGGCATAGATGAGCGCGTGATCCAAACCGAAATTGACGAAGAATGGTCAATCGGTGATTACGTTCTCAGCGGTGGAGAGTTACCGGCAATGGTACTGATTGACTCTGTTTCCCGGTTTATTCCGGGGGTTCTGGGTCATGAAGCATCGGCAACGGAAGATTCCTTTGCGGATGGGTTGCTGGACTGCCCGCACTATACCCGACCTGAAGTGTTAGAAGAGATGGACGTCCCGGCAGTGTTACTGTCAGGAAACCATGCTGAGATACGTCGCTGGCGTTTGAAACAGTCGCTGGGCCGCACCTGGCTTAGAAGACCTGAACTTCTGGAAAACCTGGCTCTGACTGAAGAGCAAGCAAGGTTGCTGGCGGAGTTCAAAACGGAACACGCGCAACAGCAACATAAACATGATGGGATGGCGTAAGCCCCCAATTATCAGTTTACCCAGGATAAGAGATTAAATTATGAGCAACATTATTAAGCAACTTGAACAAGAGCAGATGAAGCAGGACGTACCTTCCTTCCGTCCGGGTGATACCGTGGAAGTGAAAGTATGGGTTGTTGAAGGTTCCAAAAAACGTCTGCAGGCATTCGAGGGCGTGGTTATCGCTATTCGTAACCGCGGTCTGCACTCTGCATTCACTGTTCGTAAAATTTCCAACGGCGAAGGCGTTGAGCGTGTCTTCCAGACCCACTCTCCGGTTGTTGACAGCATTACTGTCAAACGTCGTGGTGCCGTTCGTAAAGCTAAACTGTACTACCTGCGTGAGCGTACTGGTAAGGCTGCTCGTATCAAAGAGCGTCTTAACTAAGATATCGCTCAGGCGACATCCTGTCAGAAGGGCTGGCCAATTGGCTGGCCCTTTTTTATCTCGGTAATGTTCGTGGCGTTAACCTTCAGTTCATAAATCATTTACAATGTTCCTCGTTCGCAGCGAGCGGGGCAGGTGTTATGGGTAAAATTCGTCAGTCAGGTTTTCAGCAGCGTGCGGCATGTCTCGCGCTGTTTGCGATCCTGCTGATTGTTATTGCCCCGTTGATCTCCGTGGCGCTGCAAAAAGATCCGATGAGCGCAATGCCCGGTATGCATCATGAGATGAGTACGATGGCAGAGTTCGGAGAGCATGACCGAGGTTCTCCTCCTGTCCCGATCCCCGTCGATCACGGCGAAGCCTGTGGCTACTGTGTATTACTGGCTCACGTTCCCGGGATTATTCTGGCCCTGGTTATTCTGCTCTGCGGTGTCCTGCTCAGGGTGCAAGACAACCCCATTCGTCCGACGGTTCAACACTGGCACTTCTTCCCCTGGCTGTATCCTGATACTCGCGCGCCGCCGCGCAGGTCTGTGCTTTCCTGTTTCTGAAAATAAGATTGTGCGCATAAGCGTCACGACACTCTTTTGCTTTTTCTGAGGAAAAGTATGACAACCTGCACACCGCGCGCGGCATGGATAACCCTGCTGCGACGCCTTCATTTCTACATCGGCCTGTTTGTCGGGCCATTTATCTTTGTTGCTGCGCTGACCGGCACGCTATATGTGGCGACGCCGCAACTGGAAGAGACTATTTATGCTCAGGCACTTAACGGGACGATGCAGGGAGAGCCGCAATCGCTGGCGGCACAGGTTGCTATCGCCCAGCAGGTGACCGGCGGGCACCTGCGGCTGCACGCCGTTCGCCCCGGACTGGAGCCTGGCGATACAACGCG
The DNA window shown above is from Citrobacter farmeri and carries:
- the ffh gene encoding signal recognition particle protein, producing the protein MFDNLTDRLSRTLRNISGRGRLTEDNVKETLREVRMALLEADVALPVVREFINRVKEKAVGHEVNKSLTPGQEFVKIVRNELVAAMGEENQSLNLAAQPPAVVLMAGLQGAGKTTSVGKLGKFLREKHKKKVLVVSADVYRPAAIKQLETLAEQVGVDFFPSDVGQKPVDIVNAALKEAKLKFYDVLLVDTAGRLHVDEAMMDEIKQVHASINPVETLFVVDAMTGQDAANTAKAFNEALPLTGVVLTKVDGDARGGAALSIRHITGKPIKFLGVGEKTEALEPFHPDRIASRILGMGDVLSLIEDIESKVDRAQAEKLATKLKKGDGFDLTDFLEQLRQMKNMGGMASLMGKLPGMGQIPDNVKSQMDDKVLVRMEAIINSMTLKERAKPEIIKGSRKRRIAQGCGMQVQDVNRLLKQFDDMQRMMKKMKKGGMAKMMRSMKGMMPPGFPGR
- the rpsP gene encoding 30S ribosomal protein S16; translation: MVTIRLARHGAKKRPFYQVVVTDSRNARNGRFIERVGFFNPIASEKEEGTRLDLDRIAHWVGQGATISDRVATLIKEVSKAA
- the rimM gene encoding ribosome maturation factor RimM (Essential for efficient processing of 16S rRNA) yields the protein MSKQLTAQAPVDPIVLGKMGSSYGIRGWLRVFSSTEDAESIFDYQPWFIQKAGQWQQVQLESWKHHNQDLIIKLKGVEDRDAANLLTNCEIVVDSTQLPKLEEGDYYWKDLMGCQVVTTEGYDLGKVVDMMETGSNDVIVIKANLKDAFGIKERLVPFLDGQVIKKVDLTTRTIEVDWDPGF
- the trmD gene encoding tRNA (guanosine(37)-N1)-methyltransferase TrmD: MFIGIVSLFPEMFRAITDYGVTGRAVKNGLLNIQSWSPRDFAHDRHRTVDDRPYGGGPGMLMMVQPLRDAIHAAKSAAGEGAKVIYLSPQGRKLDQAGVSELATNQKLILVCGRYEGIDERVIQTEIDEEWSIGDYVLSGGELPAMVLIDSVSRFIPGVLGHEASATEDSFADGLLDCPHYTRPEVLEEMDVPAVLLSGNHAEIRRWRLKQSLGRTWLRRPELLENLALTEEQARLLAEFKTEHAQQQHKHDGMA
- the rplS gene encoding 50S ribosomal protein L19 codes for the protein MSNIIKQLEQEQMKQDVPSFRPGDTVEVKVWVVEGSKKRLQAFEGVVIAIRNRGLHSAFTVRKISNGEGVERVFQTHSPVVDSITVKRRGAVRKAKLYYLRERTGKAARIKERLN
- a CDS encoding DUF2946 domain-containing protein, producing MGKIRQSGFQQRAACLALFAILLIVIAPLISVALQKDPMSAMPGMHHEMSTMAEFGEHDRGSPPVPIPVDHGEACGYCVLLAHVPGIILALVILLCGVLLRVQDNPIRPTVQHWHFFPWLYPDTRAPPRRSVLSCF